Genomic DNA from Leucobacter triazinivorans:
GAGATCGACCACCACCTCGACCCCGTCGAAGTCGACCACGGCATCGTTCTCGAGCTCGCGCTCATCGAAGAACAGCTGATAGATGAGGCCCGAGCAGCCGCCCGGCTGCACCGCGATGCGAAGCCGCAGGTCGTCGCGGCCCTCCTGCAGCAGCAGGCTGCGCACCTTTTCGCGCGCGGCCTCGCTCAGCTGCACCCCGTGGGCGCGCTCCGGGGCCGCGACGCCGCCCTCCGAACCGATCGTTCCCGTGCTCATGCGTTCTCCTCACTCGTGCCCTCGTGACTGCCATCAGTCTACCGCCGACGCGGGATCACCGGGACCGGGAGATCGGCCGGGTCGCCGGGGCGGTATCCTGGAAGGAGACGTCGGCGACGCGCCGGCATTGCAGCGAGGATCGAGCGCGGATGCGCGGAACGAGAGGACAGGCGTGGCGAAGAAGGGCGTTGACAACGCGGCCGGCGCGAACGAGCAGGGGGCGGACGACCGCGGGCCGGTCGGCAAGGGCCGTCCGACGCCGTCGCGCAAGCAGGCGGAGGCCGCGAACGCCCGGCCGATCGTCGGTTCCAAGGACAAGTCGATGGTCAAGGAGCAGCGTCGGCAGCAGGCGAGCCAGCGAGAGCGGGCCCGGATCGGCATGATGGAAGGCGACGAGCGCTACCTCGGTCCGCGCGACCGCGGCCCGCAGCGCCGCTTCGTGCGCGACTACGTCGACGCCCGGTGGAGCATCGGCGAGCTGCTCATCCCGATGATGCTGGTCGTCCTCGTGATGACGTTCATCCCCGGCATCATGCAGGTCGTCAGCCTCATCGTGATCTGGGCCTTCGTGGGCCTCGCGATCATCGACGCCGTGCTGCTCGGCGTGCGGCTCAAGCGACTGCTCGGCCAGAAGTTCGGAGAAGATCGCGTGCAGTCCGGCTACCGGTGGTACGCCGCCATGCGCGCCTTCCAGTTCCGCCCGCTGCGCGTGCCGAAGCCACAGGTGAAGCGCGGACAGCGCCCCAACTGAGGGCGAGCCGAGACGAGCACGGCCCCGGGAGGATCCCTCCCGGGGCCGTTCGCATGCATTCGAAGGGTGCGACGGCTACCCCGCGTTCCCCCGCCAGCCGGCGCGTCGCAGTCCACGGTTGAT
This window encodes:
- a CDS encoding HesB/IscA family protein, whose product is MSTGTIGSEGGVAAPERAHGVQLSEAAREKVRSLLLQEGRDDLRLRIAVQPGGCSGLIYQLFFDERELENDAVVDFDGVEVVVDLMSIPYLDGAMIDFEDTIQKQGFTIDNPNAQGSCACGDSFS
- a CDS encoding DUF3043 domain-containing protein, with product MAKKGVDNAAGANEQGADDRGPVGKGRPTPSRKQAEAANARPIVGSKDKSMVKEQRRQQASQRERARIGMMEGDERYLGPRDRGPQRRFVRDYVDARWSIGELLIPMMLVVLVMTFIPGIMQVVSLIVIWAFVGLAIIDAVLLGVRLKRLLGQKFGEDRVQSGYRWYAAMRAFQFRPLRVPKPQVKRGQRPN